One window of the Ureibacillus sp. FSL W7-1570 genome contains the following:
- the dapF gene encoding diaminopimelate epimerase, whose product MLFTKMHGLGNNYIFINLLEHSLQEEFLPTLARNLSNVRFGIGSDGMILICDSKVADFRMRIFNADGSEGKNCGNGLRCVAKYLYDHQFVDSESFTIETLGGIVEVHISEKKKEVEFVTVDMGEPKLLKGMVPMIGEPMTVTIDEPFTIGGELYHLTCVSMGNPHAIMFVDNVHDVPLEKIGPIIEHSDIFPERVNVGIVTVKKPNELDYRVWERGSGITMACGTGACAAVVAATLNKKIEKNQIITVHLPGGDLEIRWDENNHVWMRGRAEYICHGEIKLEDFIKEKMPKASGQ is encoded by the coding sequence ATGCTATTTACAAAAATGCATGGGTTAGGAAACAACTATATTTTTATCAATCTTTTGGAACACTCATTACAAGAAGAATTCCTTCCAACATTGGCAAGAAATCTTTCCAATGTGAGATTTGGCATTGGTTCTGATGGAATGATCCTTATCTGCGATTCCAAAGTGGCCGACTTCCGGATGCGAATTTTCAACGCGGACGGATCGGAAGGGAAAAATTGCGGCAACGGATTAAGATGTGTAGCGAAATATTTATATGATCATCAATTTGTGGATTCCGAGAGTTTTACAATTGAAACCCTCGGCGGAATTGTAGAAGTTCATATATCCGAAAAGAAAAAAGAAGTGGAATTTGTCACGGTTGATATGGGTGAACCAAAATTGCTGAAAGGAATGGTTCCAATGATTGGTGAACCCATGACGGTGACCATCGATGAACCGTTCACCATCGGCGGAGAACTCTATCATCTGACTTGCGTTTCAATGGGCAACCCCCACGCCATCATGTTTGTGGATAATGTCCATGATGTGCCCCTTGAAAAAATAGGTCCAATCATCGAACATTCCGACATCTTCCCGGAGAGGGTGAATGTAGGAATTGTAACAGTGAAGAAACCGAATGAACTCGACTATCGGGTTTGGGAAAGAGGATCAGGCATCACAATGGCTTGCGGTACAGGTGCTTGTGCAGCGGTTGTCGCAGCCACATTAAATAAAAAAATTGAGAAGAACCAAATTATTACTGTCCACCTGCCGGGAGGTGATTTAGAGATTCGTTGGGACGAAAATAACCATGTTTGGATGAGAGGAAGAGCAGAGTACATCTGCCATGGTGAAATCAAATTGGAAGATTTCATCAAAGAAAAGATGCCAAAAGCGTCTGGTCAATAA
- a CDS encoding LL-diaminopimelate aminotransferase yields MQAVDYIQQLFADRIGGPSFGLKEEIFKFEKIKRAKRLAVKEKPDVPLIDLGVGEPDAMADKRVVDKLYEEAAKPENRFYSDNGIQEFKEAAARYMEEVFGVPDLDPETEINHVIGSKSGLSLLPAAFINPGDITLMPSPCYPVLATYTKYFGGEVVHLPLLKENGFLPQLDQIDPEVLKKAKLLYLNYPNNPTGAVATKEFFEEVVEFARTHQIIVVHDAAYAALMFDGEKPLSFLSVPGAKEVGVELHSLSKSFNMTGWRIGFIAGNPKLIKAFQTVKDNSDSGQFIPIQKAASFALSYPEITEETAKKYSRRHELLVQILQGCGFEVEKPKGSFYLYAEAPIGVAGGPTFQTAEEFSQYLIREHLISTVPWDDAGSFIRFSVTFEADSEEEELQVMKEIERRLKGEKFIFKRR; encoded by the coding sequence GTGCAAGCAGTTGATTATATCCAACAGTTATTTGCAGATCGAATTGGAGGTCCCTCTTTCGGTCTAAAGGAAGAAATATTCAAATTCGAAAAAATTAAAAGAGCCAAAAGATTGGCGGTGAAAGAAAAGCCTGACGTGCCATTGATTGATTTGGGCGTTGGCGAGCCGGATGCAATGGCAGACAAGAGGGTCGTTGACAAGCTTTATGAGGAGGCGGCAAAACCTGAAAACCGGTTTTATTCAGATAACGGAATCCAGGAATTTAAAGAAGCGGCTGCCCGCTATATGGAGGAAGTGTTTGGTGTTCCGGACCTGGATCCGGAGACGGAAATCAACCACGTCATCGGTTCAAAATCAGGCTTGAGCTTGCTGCCCGCTGCTTTCATCAATCCCGGAGATATTACATTGATGCCATCACCTTGTTATCCGGTGCTCGCCACTTATACGAAATATTTCGGTGGAGAAGTTGTCCATCTTCCGCTATTAAAAGAAAATGGATTTTTACCCCAACTGGATCAAATCGATCCGGAAGTGCTGAAAAAAGCCAAACTGCTCTATTTAAATTATCCAAACAACCCTACTGGCGCAGTGGCAACCAAAGAGTTTTTCGAAGAAGTTGTCGAATTTGCCAGGACCCATCAAATCATTGTTGTCCACGACGCAGCTTATGCCGCATTGATGTTTGACGGCGAAAAACCGCTTAGCTTTTTATCCGTACCTGGAGCAAAAGAAGTCGGCGTAGAGCTTCATTCATTATCCAAGTCTTTCAATATGACCGGTTGGAGAATAGGGTTTATTGCCGGAAATCCGAAATTGATCAAAGCATTCCAAACGGTAAAAGATAACAGCGATTCCGGTCAATTCATCCCTATTCAAAAGGCCGCAAGTTTTGCGTTATCCTATCCGGAAATAACGGAGGAAACGGCGAAAAAATATTCCCGCCGCCATGAATTGCTGGTGCAAATCCTTCAAGGATGCGGTTTTGAAGTGGAAAAACCGAAAGGCTCCTTTTACTTATATGCCGAAGCTCCAATCGGGGTGGCAGGAGGGCCAACATTCCAAACAGCGGAGGAATTTTCACAATACCTTATCCGGGAACATCTCATTTCAACCGTTCCGTGGGATGATGCGGGAAGTTTCATCAGATTTTCCGTCACCTTTGAAGCTGATTCAGAAGAAGAAGAGTTGCAAGTGATGAAGGAAATTGAAAGGCGCCTGAAAGGGGAAAAGTTCATTTTTAAAAGAAGGTGA
- a CDS encoding glutamate synthase subunit beta produces MGKPTGFLEYKRQNAQYRDPLERIQDWKEISNLPQESDLVKQAARCMDCGVPFCQNGSLVGGMSTGCPIFNLIPEWNELVYRGNWKEAYDRLSITNPFPEFTGRACPAPCEAGCVASLYESSVTIKNIELAIIEKAFEEGWVKPQIPKERTGVKIAVVGSGPAGLACAHELNNYGHSVTVFERSDRIGGLLTYGIPKMKIEQHAVDRRIRVMEESGITFLTNVEVGKDYSLEKLQKEFDAVILCTGATKPRDLQVNGRNLGGIHFAMDFLHANTKSMLDSNFKNGQYISAEGKDVVVIGGGDTAVDCIATSLRQNCKSVIQFDIYPKRPTEREADNPWPQYPMVYKLDYGQEEAKAKFGDDPRLFATTALEFIGNEEGQLTAVKCVGIRTIFNENGEKIREPIPNTEKIIPAQLVLLAIGFEGPERELFDQLNIDWKEIKNSRSYQTKVENVFVAGDARRGQSLIVWAIQEGKEAAKSCHEYVTSKVNLSI; encoded by the coding sequence ATGGGAAAACCTACTGGATTTTTAGAATATAAACGGCAAAATGCCCAGTATCGGGATCCGTTGGAGAGAATTCAAGACTGGAAGGAAATTTCAAACCTTCCACAGGAAAGCGACTTGGTCAAACAGGCAGCTCGATGCATGGATTGCGGTGTTCCATTTTGTCAAAACGGCTCTCTTGTTGGAGGCATGTCAACGGGATGTCCAATATTCAACTTGATCCCTGAATGGAATGAACTTGTTTATAGAGGGAATTGGAAAGAAGCTTATGATCGATTGAGCATTACGAACCCTTTCCCAGAGTTTACAGGAAGGGCATGTCCAGCTCCTTGTGAGGCTGGATGTGTCGCTTCCCTCTATGAAAGTTCGGTAACCATTAAAAATATTGAATTGGCCATCATCGAAAAAGCTTTTGAAGAAGGATGGGTAAAACCGCAAATACCTAAGGAGAGAACAGGAGTCAAAATTGCGGTGGTCGGCTCCGGTCCAGCCGGTCTGGCTTGCGCGCATGAATTGAACAATTACGGACATTCGGTAACCGTTTTTGAAAGAAGCGACCGGATTGGAGGCCTCCTTACTTACGGGATTCCGAAAATGAAAATTGAACAGCATGCCGTAGACCGCAGAATCCGTGTCATGGAAGAATCGGGCATCACCTTCTTGACGAATGTGGAAGTGGGAAAAGATTATTCCTTGGAAAAACTGCAAAAAGAATTTGATGCAGTGATTCTTTGCACGGGTGCCACAAAACCGCGGGATCTGCAAGTAAATGGAAGAAACTTGGGCGGTATCCATTTTGCGATGGATTTCCTGCACGCCAATACAAAAAGCATGTTGGATTCCAATTTTAAAAATGGCCAATATATTTCTGCCGAAGGAAAAGATGTAGTGGTCATCGGCGGTGGTGACACGGCAGTCGATTGTATCGCTACATCACTCAGACAAAATTGCAAAAGTGTGATTCAATTCGATATTTATCCGAAACGTCCAACGGAAAGAGAGGCAGATAATCCATGGCCGCAATATCCAATGGTTTATAAGCTGGATTACGGCCAGGAAGAAGCCAAAGCAAAATTTGGCGATGATCCAAGATTATTTGCCACTACCGCTTTGGAATTCATCGGGAATGAGGAAGGTCAACTCACTGCAGTCAAATGCGTGGGGATCAGAACCATATTCAATGAAAATGGTGAAAAGATCCGGGAACCGATCCCAAATACCGAAAAAATCATTCCGGCCCAACTGGTTCTACTGGCCATTGGATTTGAAGGGCCTGAACGGGAACTCTTTGATCAATTAAACATCGATTGGAAAGAGATAAAAAACAGCCGTTCTTATCAGACAAAAGTGGAAAACGTCTTTGTGGCGGGTGATGCAAGACGCGGCCAAAGTTTAATCGTTTGGGCGATCCAGGAAGGCAAAGAAGCCGCAAAAAGCTGCCATGAATATGTAACAAGTAAAGTAAACTTATCAATTTAG
- the gltB gene encoding glutamate synthase large subunit, with protein sequence MKELLNQGLYNPQLEHDSCGIALLANIKGEKSHSLVSQALIALERLTHRGGRDDKETLGDGSGILTDIPHELFSKEWEKQGKQLPPSGRYGVMMIFLPNEETKLLEYKARIEEIVEKNSLELFGWRTVPTNEEALQKEAIESAPSIHQLFVLPATELEQDDFERRLYVTRRRIEKTFSEFEKNKDACYISSFSSRTIVYKGLLLPKQLRSFYLDLLNENFKSKMAMVHNRFSTNTFPSWSRAQPNRMIMHNGEINTINGNVNWIFAREASMHSDAFGVDQKELHPIVNLDGSDSAMFDNVLEHLVLSGWSLPQAMMMMIPEPWQNNTLLSKKQKAFYQYHSLLMEPWDGPAAMGFSNGKQAGACLDRNGLRPARFVLTDDDFFYLSSEVGVVDIPEEKIIQKGRLKPGQMLLVDFEKKALLFDEELKHQLINEHPYDQWAAEMIIPLENIPSLNLEKSRKINKKQLVRLQKAFGYTFEEWEKYIKPLATRGDDSVGSMGYDGPLAVLSKRPQLLFNYFKQRFAQVTNPPIDAIREEYVTSMEVYLGGEGNLLNPKREEYQKIKLKTPILTNNDWVKLIGLHLNGWRVKKLSSLFPAKQPELMEEYLEKLLKKAEKAAKDGYQLLVVSDRGTNKENAAIPSLLAVSSIHHHLIKQGLRNKVSIIVESGEPREVHHFAALLGYGANAIYPYLVCASLSQLEESAEYDFIGKYVKGITKGILKVMSKMGISTVQSYIGAQIFEAVGISKEVIDRYFPRTISQIGGLDIADIAKETVARHNKAWEDGKPLLEEGSDFQWRKNGEEHLYRPETIHTLQLACRTGKYELYKKYSEMLSKESNTTLRALFELKSDRTPIPIDEVEPIESIFKRFKTGAMSFGSISKEAHEAIAIAMNRIGAKSNSGEGGEDPNRYIPLPNGDSKLSRIKQVASGRFGVTSHYLVNCDEIQIKMAQGAKPGEGGQLAGHKVTVEVAKTRGSTPGIELISPPPHHDIYSIEDLEQLIYDLKNANPEARINVKLVSESGVGTIATGVAKAKADVILISGYDGGTGAAARTSIKHAGLPWELGLAEAHQTLMLNGLRNKVVLETDGKLMNGKDVIIGALLGAEEFGFSTLPLVSLGCVMMRVCHLDTCPVGVATQNPELRKKMTGTADHVVHLMHFIAQEVRELMAELGFRTLDELIGRTDIIQVKDDVDWKERKLDFSPLLVRYEGDRTATESQNHQLEETLDYQKLIPLSQRAITSKQPVQISLPIRNTNRSVGTMLGYEVSKKYGSEGLKEDTIQVHFQGSAGQSFGAFIPKGITLKLEGEANDYVGKGLSGGKIIVAPPTDTKRLAEENVIIGNAAFYGATSGKAFIRGKAGERFCVRNSGAHVVVEGTGDHGCEYMTGGRVVILGEVGKNFAAGMSGGIAYIYSPANEHFTEVYNDELVMLEEINDQQELSFVNALIKEHYQQTKSTVAKRILQNWEFEAANFIRVIPYKYKEILEKEEQYLAKSYLA encoded by the coding sequence ATGAAAGAACTACTCAACCAAGGCTTATACAATCCACAACTGGAACATGACTCGTGTGGAATCGCCTTATTAGCAAATATAAAAGGAGAAAAATCACATTCTCTTGTATCCCAAGCGCTAATTGCCCTTGAGAGGTTGACGCATCGCGGGGGACGGGATGATAAGGAAACGTTGGGTGATGGATCCGGCATTTTGACGGATATCCCTCATGAGTTATTTTCCAAAGAGTGGGAAAAGCAAGGAAAACAACTTCCTCCATCCGGACGTTACGGGGTTATGATGATTTTTCTTCCTAATGAAGAAACAAAATTGCTTGAATATAAAGCAAGAATCGAAGAAATCGTTGAAAAGAACAGTTTGGAGCTGTTTGGATGGCGTACGGTGCCAACGAACGAAGAAGCTCTGCAAAAGGAAGCAATCGAGTCAGCCCCTTCAATTCACCAATTATTTGTGTTACCTGCAACTGAGCTTGAACAAGACGATTTTGAAAGACGTTTATATGTAACTCGTCGCAGAATCGAAAAGACATTCAGCGAGTTTGAAAAGAATAAAGATGCATGTTATATCTCCAGTTTCTCATCGAGAACGATTGTATATAAAGGGCTGCTATTACCGAAACAATTAAGAAGTTTCTATTTGGATTTGCTCAATGAAAATTTCAAATCGAAAATGGCGATGGTTCATAACCGTTTCAGTACGAACACTTTCCCAAGCTGGAGCAGAGCCCAGCCGAACCGTATGATCATGCATAATGGGGAAATCAATACAATCAACGGCAATGTGAATTGGATTTTCGCCAGGGAAGCATCCATGCATTCAGATGCATTCGGTGTGGATCAAAAAGAACTTCATCCAATTGTGAACTTGGATGGCAGCGACTCGGCAATGTTTGACAATGTGCTGGAACATTTGGTGTTGTCCGGATGGTCTTTGCCACAGGCGATGATGATGATGATTCCGGAACCTTGGCAAAATAATACATTGCTTTCAAAGAAACAAAAGGCTTTCTACCAATACCATAGCTTGTTGATGGAGCCTTGGGACGGTCCTGCCGCAATGGGATTCTCTAACGGAAAACAGGCGGGTGCTTGCCTAGACCGCAACGGTTTGCGGCCAGCGAGATTTGTTTTGACAGACGACGACTTTTTCTATTTATCTTCGGAAGTGGGCGTTGTCGATATTCCAGAGGAAAAAATCATCCAAAAAGGCCGCCTGAAACCTGGCCAAATGTTATTAGTTGATTTTGAGAAAAAAGCGCTATTGTTCGATGAAGAATTGAAACATCAACTCATCAACGAACACCCATATGATCAATGGGCAGCTGAAATGATCATTCCTTTGGAGAATATTCCTTCTCTGAATCTGGAAAAATCGAGAAAGATTAATAAAAAACAATTGGTCCGCCTTCAAAAAGCGTTTGGTTATACATTTGAAGAGTGGGAGAAATATATCAAACCCCTGGCAACCCGCGGGGACGATTCGGTCGGTTCCATGGGCTACGATGGTCCACTTGCCGTTTTATCAAAAAGACCGCAATTGTTGTTCAACTACTTTAAACAACGGTTTGCGCAAGTAACCAATCCTCCGATTGATGCCATCCGGGAAGAGTACGTGACATCCATGGAAGTGTATTTGGGGGGAGAAGGCAATCTATTAAATCCGAAAAGGGAAGAATATCAAAAAATTAAACTGAAAACGCCAATCTTAACTAATAACGATTGGGTGAAACTGATCGGTTTGCATTTGAACGGATGGAGAGTAAAAAAACTGTCATCCTTATTCCCTGCAAAACAGCCGGAACTGATGGAAGAATATTTGGAGAAATTACTTAAAAAAGCTGAAAAAGCGGCAAAGGACGGATACCAGTTGCTTGTCGTAAGCGATCGCGGCACAAACAAAGAAAATGCGGCCATTCCATCATTGCTCGCCGTATCCAGCATCCATCATCATTTAATCAAGCAAGGTCTCCGCAACAAAGTGAGCATTATTGTTGAATCGGGAGAACCGAGAGAAGTTCATCATTTTGCGGCACTGCTCGGCTATGGAGCAAATGCGATATACCCTTACCTGGTATGCGCATCCCTTTCCCAATTGGAAGAAAGCGCGGAATACGATTTCATTGGAAAATACGTAAAAGGGATTACAAAAGGCATATTGAAAGTCATGTCCAAAATGGGAATTTCTACAGTCCAAAGCTATATCGGCGCTCAAATATTCGAAGCGGTCGGCATCAGCAAAGAAGTCATAGATCGTTATTTCCCGCGGACGATTTCACAAATCGGCGGTCTTGACATAGCGGACATTGCCAAGGAAACCGTTGCCCGCCACAACAAGGCCTGGGAAGATGGAAAACCTTTATTGGAAGAAGGCTCCGATTTCCAATGGCGCAAAAACGGGGAAGAACACCTCTATCGTCCGGAAACAATTCATACGTTGCAGCTTGCCTGCCGCACAGGAAAATATGAGCTTTATAAAAAATACAGCGAGATGCTGTCAAAAGAAAGCAATACGACTTTAAGGGCATTGTTTGAATTGAAAAGCGACCGGACACCGATCCCGATTGACGAAGTGGAACCAATCGAATCGATTTTTAAACGATTCAAAACGGGTGCGATGTCTTTCGGATCCATCAGCAAAGAAGCCCATGAAGCCATTGCCATTGCCATGAACCGGATCGGCGCAAAAAGCAACTCTGGTGAGGGCGGGGAAGATCCAAACCGCTATATTCCACTGCCAAACGGCGATTCAAAATTAAGCCGCATTAAACAAGTGGCTTCCGGACGATTTGGCGTCACAAGTCATTATTTAGTGAACTGCGACGAAATCCAAATCAAAATGGCACAAGGGGCAAAGCCTGGTGAAGGTGGCCAGCTTGCCGGCCATAAGGTGACGGTGGAAGTTGCAAAAACGAGAGGTTCAACTCCTGGAATCGAGCTGATTTCACCACCTCCTCACCACGATATTTACTCGATTGAAGATTTGGAACAATTGATTTACGACTTGAAAAATGCCAATCCGGAAGCACGGATCAACGTCAAACTCGTTTCCGAAAGCGGTGTAGGAACTATCGCAACGGGTGTGGCGAAAGCGAAAGCAGACGTGATTCTCATCAGCGGTTATGACGGCGGAACAGGCGCAGCAGCCAGAACGAGCATCAAGCATGCCGGTCTTCCATGGGAATTGGGGCTGGCGGAAGCCCATCAAACGTTGATGCTGAACGGATTGAGAAACAAAGTGGTTCTTGAAACAGACGGAAAATTGATGAACGGAAAAGATGTCATCATCGGTGCATTATTGGGTGCGGAAGAGTTCGGTTTCTCCACGTTGCCGCTTGTCTCACTTGGTTGTGTAATGATGAGGGTTTGCCATTTGGATACATGCCCTGTAGGAGTTGCGACTCAAAATCCGGAACTCAGAAAGAAAATGACCGGTACTGCCGATCACGTGGTGCATTTGATGCACTTCATCGCACAGGAAGTTCGCGAATTAATGGCAGAGCTGGGCTTTAGAACATTGGATGAGTTGATTGGAAGAACAGACATCATTCAGGTCAAAGATGATGTGGATTGGAAAGAACGGAAACTGGACTTTTCTCCTCTTCTCGTCAGATACGAAGGAGATCGAACAGCAACCGAAAGCCAAAATCATCAATTGGAAGAAACGTTGGATTATCAAAAATTGATTCCATTAAGTCAAAGGGCTATAACAAGCAAACAGCCTGTTCAAATTTCGCTTCCAATCCGGAATACAAACCGTTCAGTCGGTACAATGCTCGGATATGAAGTTTCGAAAAAGTACGGAAGCGAAGGGTTAAAAGAAGATACGATCCAAGTCCATTTCCAAGGTTCAGCCGGCCAAAGCTTTGGTGCATTCATTCCAAAAGGCATCACATTAAAGCTTGAAGGAGAAGCCAACGACTATGTCGGAAAAGGATTATCCGGCGGAAAAATCATCGTTGCTCCTCCAACGGATACAAAGCGGTTGGCGGAAGAAAATGTGATTATCGGCAACGCCGCTTTCTACGGTGCAACAAGCGGTAAAGCATTTATCCGCGGCAAAGCGGGAGAAAGGTTCTGTGTCAGAAACAGCGGAGCGCATGTTGTAGTGGAAGGAACAGGAGATCACGGTTGTGAATACATGACAGGCGGCCGGGTAGTGATTTTGGGAGAAGTCGGAAAGAACTTTGCAGCCGGCATGTCCGGGGGTATCGCATATATTTATTCTCCAGCCAATGAACATTTCACTGAAGTTTATAACGATGAACTTGTCATGCTGGAAGAGATTAATGACCAACAAGAATTGAGCTTTGTCAATGCTCTGATCAAAGAACATTACCAACAAACAAAAAGTACTGTGGCGAAACGAATCCTTCAAAATTGGGAGTTTGAAGCAGCGAATTTTATTCGCGTCATTCCATACAAATACAAAGAAATTTTGGAAAAAGAAGAACAGTACTTGGCAAAAAGTTATTTAGCGTAA
- a CDS encoding AraC family transcriptional regulator, with translation MLNLSPEQFVIKPALATINCEPNWQWKRKAPIPNFDLLYIWSGKGNLRLNGKDYPLQRGTCFLFRPGDWTTATQDPANPLVITYIHFDVTGEPEIIPNHHRILQDRIHFESLLSQYVRLFLVDTYGAEMEGKLILKQLMIHLLRADQQEETQQKEEGEELQSQILYTIREVANYVQQHPGENHTVESLAARANFSPRYFSKKFKEIMGQTIQSYIVETRIKRAEHLLHYTGMSVTEVADALGYNNIHFFSRQFKAYTSKSPSEIRMISGIRKPSITKMPSKRKKNA, from the coding sequence ATGTTAAATTTAAGCCCTGAACAATTCGTCATTAAACCGGCATTGGCGACAATCAATTGTGAACCGAATTGGCAATGGAAAAGAAAAGCGCCAATACCGAATTTTGATTTGTTATATATTTGGAGCGGCAAAGGCAATTTAAGATTGAACGGAAAAGATTATCCATTGCAAAGAGGCACTTGTTTTCTGTTCAGACCAGGCGATTGGACGACAGCTACCCAAGATCCGGCTAATCCGCTGGTGATTACGTATATTCACTTTGATGTCACTGGTGAACCCGAGATCATTCCAAATCATCATCGCATTTTGCAAGACCGTATCCATTTTGAATCATTATTGAGCCAATATGTCCGATTATTCCTGGTGGATACTTATGGCGCCGAAATGGAAGGAAAACTGATTCTAAAACAATTGATGATTCATTTGTTGCGGGCAGACCAACAGGAAGAGACTCAACAAAAAGAAGAAGGCGAAGAATTGCAAAGCCAAATTCTTTATACGATCAGGGAAGTGGCCAATTATGTGCAGCAGCATCCCGGAGAAAATCATACAGTCGAAAGTTTGGCTGCGCGCGCAAACTTTTCACCTCGTTATTTCTCAAAAAAATTCAAAGAAATCATGGGACAAACCATCCAATCGTATATTGTGGAAACCCGCATCAAAAGAGCAGAGCATTTATTGCATTATACAGGGATGTCAGTAACGGAAGTGGCCGATGCCCTGGGGTATAACAATATTCACTTTTTCAGCCGCCAATTCAAAGCTTATACGAGTAAAAGCCCGTCGGAAATTCGTATGATTTCAGGGATCCGAAAACCCAGTATAACGAAAATGCCATCAAAAAGGAAAAAAAATGCGTAA
- the asnB gene encoding asparagine synthase (glutamine-hydrolyzing) codes for MMCGITGWIQWDQDLKHHEVTVKKMAQTLSKRGPDTSSNFCDTHAALGHTRLIVVDPVGGVQPMTKTKGANSYTIVYNGELYNTEELREALIKRGYQFQSHSDTEVLLTAYMEWKEDCVNFLNGIYAFAVWDASCEKLYMARDRLGVKPLFYKHDGNRLLFGSELKAILAHPQVKAEIDREGLREIFGLGPSRTPGHGIFKGINELRPAHFLTFDRHGLRIQRYWNVKSETHEHSLDETIEHVRFLIKDAVERQLVADVPVCTFLSGGLDSSAITTIASNYFNKNGRGPLSTYSIDYEENSAYFQKSLFQPDEDRPWIEKVVQHLGVKHHSIILTHEQLADTLEEAVIAKDLPGMADIDSSLLLFSKEIKKQFTVALSGECADEIFGGYPWFYKEELLQGDSFPWMQSQTLRQNLLLPYWKEKLKLTDYVHQRHKETIQEVPKLEGEDPVEARRREMFYMNMVWFMSTLLDRKDRMSMAASLEVRVPFADHRIVEYAWNIPWEMKMLDGREKGLLRKALEGILPNEIIYRKKSPYPKTHHPKYTKLVKELLQQIIDKKNPPIFQLLSKEKIKEILALDGATKLPWFGQLMTGPQLLAHLVQVNMWFDKYNVNLVDA; via the coding sequence ATGATGTGTGGAATAACTGGCTGGATTCAATGGGATCAAGATTTGAAGCATCACGAAGTCACGGTCAAAAAAATGGCCCAAACATTATCGAAAAGAGGGCCTGATACATCAAGCAATTTTTGTGACACACATGCAGCTCTAGGTCATACAAGACTAATCGTAGTAGATCCTGTCGGAGGCGTACAGCCGATGACCAAAACAAAAGGTGCGAATTCCTATACCATCGTTTATAATGGTGAGTTATACAATACTGAAGAACTGCGGGAAGCACTGATAAAACGGGGATACCAATTTCAGTCCCACTCGGATACGGAAGTGTTGTTAACGGCATATATGGAATGGAAAGAGGATTGTGTCAACTTTCTCAATGGAATATATGCTTTCGCTGTTTGGGACGCTTCTTGTGAAAAACTGTACATGGCCCGCGACAGGCTGGGTGTGAAACCTTTATTTTATAAACATGACGGAAACAGGTTGCTTTTTGGTTCGGAGTTGAAGGCGATTTTGGCCCATCCCCAAGTAAAAGCGGAAATTGACCGGGAAGGGTTGCGGGAAATCTTTGGTTTAGGCCCATCCAGAACTCCTGGTCACGGCATATTCAAAGGAATCAATGAATTAAGACCCGCCCACTTTTTGACATTCGATCGTCACGGTCTCCGCATTCAACGATATTGGAATGTAAAGAGTGAAACCCATGAACATTCGTTGGATGAAACCATCGAACATGTCCGATTTCTCATCAAAGATGCAGTGGAAAGACAACTGGTTGCGGATGTTCCTGTTTGCACCTTTTTGTCAGGAGGGTTGGATTCCAGCGCCATAACAACCATTGCTTCAAATTACTTCAATAAGAATGGCAGAGGACCCCTTAGCACCTATTCGATAGATTATGAAGAAAACAGTGCCTACTTTCAAAAAAGTTTGTTTCAACCGGATGAAGATCGTCCATGGATTGAAAAAGTCGTTCAGCATTTGGGCGTGAAACACCACTCGATTATCCTGACCCACGAACAGCTTGCTGACACATTGGAGGAGGCGGTGATTGCCAAAGATTTGCCAGGCATGGCGGATATTGATTCTTCTTTGCTTTTATTTTCAAAGGAGATCAAAAAGCAGTTTACCGTCGCGCTTTCCGGTGAATGTGCCGATGAAATTTTCGGCGGATATCCATGGTTTTATAAAGAAGAATTGTTACAAGGCGACAGCTTCCCTTGGATGCAATCGCAAACGTTAAGGCAAAATCTTTTATTGCCCTATTGGAAGGAAAAATTGAAATTGACGGACTACGTTCACCAAAGACATAAGGAAACCATTCAGGAAGTGCCGAAGCTTGAAGGCGAAGATCCTGTCGAAGCAAGACGCAGGGAAATGTTTTATATGAACATGGTATGGTTTATGTCGACCCTGCTGGATCGGAAAGATCGAATGAGCATGGCAGCCAGTCTTGAGGTGCGTGTCCCTTTTGCAGACCATCGGATCGTTGAATATGCATGGAATATACCTTGGGAAATGAAAATGTTGGACGGAAGGGAGAAAGGATTATTACGGAAAGCATTGGAGGGAATCCTTCCAAATGAAATCATTTACCGTAAAAAAAGCCCTTATCCAAAAACACATCATCCAAAATATACAAAGCTGGTAAAAGAGTTGTTGCAGCAAATCATTGATAAGAAAAATCCTCCAATTTTTCAGCTGCTTTCAAAGGAAAAAATAAAAGAAATACTGGCTCTCGATGGGGCGACGAAATTGCCGTGGTTCGGGCAATTGATGACAGGCCCTCAACTTCTCGCACATTTAGTGCAAGTGAATATGTGGTTTGACAAATACAATGTAAATCTCGTTGACGCATAG